The sequence below is a genomic window from Rhinopithecus roxellana isolate Shanxi Qingling chromosome 19, ASM756505v1, whole genome shotgun sequence.
AGAGCTAGAGCTCCTGCATGGGATGTTATCACCTGTCTGAGTGGGCTGAAAGTGGCCGTGCACGGCATagggctgtggctgtggctgagATAGGTACTGCACTGCAGGGAATGCTGAAGGAGCTGAGAAAGGAAAAAGCCATTAAAACCTTTTACTCAATGGCATTCCTCCTTTGACGGTGAGGAAGGCCAAGCCCCATCCCTCCTATTACTCACCTCTGAGCTGCTGACTAGGACTATAAGCTGGCTGCGTGGGTCCATAGTGAGGTGGGGGCTGAGCAGTCCCATAGGCACCACCAGGACTGCCTTGGAATTGTCCATGCTCTGGTGTCCCCGCAAAAGCAGCTGCTGAGCCCACATAGTGCCGGGTCTAAGGAGGGAGAATGAGAACTTGCCTATAAACTTGAAAGCTGAAACCCAGTGACTTGTGTATTATCTGTATGCCCCGTTTCCCCCTAAACTTAAGTGCTTGATACGTTTGTGACTTGAATACTGGTGGCAAGGATGCATGGATGGAAGCAGTAGGGGCTGGGCATCCAATCCTACTCTCACCGTAAGCACTTGGGGTCCAAACATTTGTTTGGCTCTGTCAGCTGCCATGAGGGTGCCTGGGCGATTGTGTCCTCCAGGGCTCCCTAGAAAGGGAGAAGGGCTTCATGATGCTGAAATGGGAGGCTGCAACCTGTAAGAAGGCCGGTTCCATCAGGTGGTCTCTTTAGTCCTCACCCTGCATGCTGAGGAGATGAGTTCCTGTGTGGACGGTCAGGCTCTGCTGGTATGCAGCTGATGTCAGGGTGGTCAGGTCACTGGAGTGAGAGGAAGGCAGGTCAAAGCCAAGGACAGATGCCTTCTCTTTCGCCATTAAACACTAGTTCTTTTATTACTTGATCCCAGTTCCACTTGGCCCCCATTTCAGTTTTTAGCACTCCGATCCCACCTCTGTTCCTTTCGCCTCCGTTTTTCTTCCTCATGTAAAACTTTCTTGAGCTGCAGGAAAAGCTGATGCTTCTCTTCCTGTAGGGCCAAAAGCTTCTCCTCCAACTTCAGAATCTGGGAGGGAGTGGGAAGAGAAGATGAAGGCAGGGAGAGTCAAGGGAAGAAATCAAAGCTGGGAGAGTTCAAGGGACTGCTTACTTGTTCCTTGGTCTCCTCTAGTGACATTCTCTCTTccatctcctttttcttccttctctcctgttcttccttcatcttctgttCCATCATCTTATCCACCTCTTCTTCCTCTGGAGAATCAGGCAGAATGAAGAAGAGGCAGGGTAGTGAAAACAATTCCAACGTTAGATTGAAGACCAGCAAAACCCGGTCATCCCAACACGCCTGTGTGCTCTTTGCCTCGAGGGGACAAGCTCCCCCATCGCTGCAACAGGGAACGGAGAGGCTTTATCAGGTGCTCTCCAAGGTCCTTCCCGTCACAAGGGTTCTGGGGCGTGGACCAGGACGCTTAAATCCCACCACAACGGGGCTATTCCTTCCCTCCTCTGCGCTCGGCAGCGGGCGCACTGGTTGGCTGCTGGGTTGACGCCAACTCTGAGGTACAGGAGCCATTCTGGGCCGTGTGTCCCCCCGCTATGGCTCCGGCTCACCCTGCCGCTTGCGCTCCCGCTCCATCATAATGTGCCGGTGCAGCGCCCTGGCCATGGCGTTGGAAAGCTTGGGGCGCTCCAGGAGTGCGGGCATGGTGCTGCCGTGGGCGCTCGGGCCGTGGGCGCCCGGCTCTGTCTCTGACTGCCAGACCTCAGACGGCGCCTGCGGGGAGGCTGGCGCTCAGAGGGggccgcgcccggcccaggcggAAGCCCGTCCGCCCGGCCCGCTCGCCGCCCCGGTCACGTGTCCCAGGAGCCCGCCACCCGGCCGGGCCCGCAGCCCCCGCTCCACCGCGCGCGCGGGCGGCGCCGGGATCCCCTGCTCGGTGCTGCCGCTCCCTGCCCAGCCAGCCCGGACGCCAGCCCGGACGCCAGCCCTCCCTACCCGACTTCTCTGCGCTTTCTCAGCAGCTAAGGCGCGCCCTGGCCCGTGCGTCACATCCGGAGGCCCGGCCGAGTTCTTCCGGAGTCACGGCTGCGGCCGACCTCACAGGTTGGGTGAGAGAAGGCGGAAGCGCGCTGCGACGGGTGCCCGCGGCGTCCAAATCCCGTAGCCGGGAAGGCGGGCGACGAGGGCTGTATACTGGTCTTGGCATCCTCAGCTCTCTTTAATTTCGCGGGCCCACCTGGTGGCACCCCAGGGGACGCGGGCTCCGGAGAGGGGCGCGCGAGAGAGAGGCCGAGGCGGAGGCTCTGAGACGGTGTTTATTGGCTCCTTAGAAATCAGAGTCAGTAACAACTGTACAGAGGCCCCCATCTTCAGTGCGCCCACCCTTCCCCACTCCCGCCCGGTGGCCCCGGAAAAAGCAGCTTCATGTGGGCACAGGGAGAGACTCCTCTGGGATTCACAGTAACCAGAAACAAAAACGGAAATAAATTAAGTGATATGGGGAAGGGGAGTAAAAGGGAGTCATGTTCCCCAAATCAGTGCATGAAGAGGGGTACCAGGGCGTGGAGCTGGGCTCCCACGGCTCCTCCCATCAGACGGAGTGCTGGGCCT
It includes:
- the GPS2 gene encoding G protein pathway suppressor 2, which produces MPALLERPKLSNAMARALHRHIMMERERKRQEEEEVDKMMEQKMKEEQERRKKKEMEERMSLEETKEQILKLEEKLLALQEEKHQLFLQLKKVLHEEEKRRRKEQSDLTTLTSAAYQQSLTVHTGTHLLSMQGSPGGHNRPGTLMAADRAKQMFGPQVLTTRHYVGSAAAFAGTPEHGQFQGSPGGAYGTAQPPPHYGPTQPAYSPSQQLRAPSAFPAVQYLSQPQPQPYAVHGHFQPTQTGFLQPGGALSLQKQMEHANQQTGFSDSSSLRPMHPQALHPAPGLLASPQLPVQMQPAGKSGFAATSQPGPRLPFIQHSQNPRFYHK